The following coding sequences lie in one Apium graveolens cultivar Ventura chromosome 3, ASM990537v1, whole genome shotgun sequence genomic window:
- the LOC141712532 gene encoding putative galactinol--sucrose galactosyltransferase 2 isoform X2 produces MTITHTISINDGNLVIRGKAILKAVPENIVLTPGSGAGLVAAGAFIGATAPTTKSFHIFPLGVFEGHRFICCFRFKLWWMTQRMGSCGKDIPLETQFMLVESKEINEGESETQTIYTVFLPLLEGQFRAVLQGNDRNELEICLESGDDAVKTNQGNFLVYVHAGTNPFEVINQGVKTVEKHLKTFCHREKKKLPAFLDWFGWCTWDAFYTSVTAEGVKDGLKSFSEGGISPRFLIIDDGWQQIGTDNKGSDCVVQEGTQFASRLTGIRENVKFQNKEKTDNQPPGLQILVNDAKKRHNVKFVYMWHAITGYWGGVKPNAAGIDQYDSAMAYPVQSPGVLEFQPDIAMDGLFVQGLGLVHPKKIYNFFSDLHSYLASCGVDGVKVDVQTIIETLGAGFGGRVSLTRSYIQALEASIAENFPDNGCISYMSHNTDGLYSARKLAVVRASDDFCPRDPASHAIHISSVAYNSLFLGEFMQPDWDMFHSLHPAADYHAAARSVGGCPIYVSDKPGNHNFDILKKLVLPDGSLLRAQLPGRPTCDCLFTDPARDGKSLLKIWNVNKCSGVVGVFNCQGAGWCKVVKKIHIHDGSPETLTTTVKVNDIDCVDQVAGPYWNGKAVIYAHRSGVLTQLPKGSSIPVTLKVLEYELFHFCPLQVCLTCLTPAGL; encoded by the exons ATGACAATCACGCATACAATTTCCATCAATGATGGTAACCTAGTTATCCGTGGAAAAGCAATATTAAAGGCAGTGCCTGAGAATATTGTGTTGACTCCAGGATCAGGCGCAGGACTGGTGGCAGCTGGTGCATTCATTGGTGCTACTGCTCCAACTACCAAAAGCTTTCATATCTTTCCACTAGGCGTCTTCGA GGGGCATCGATTCATATGTTGTTTTCGCTTCAAGTTATGGTGGATGACCCAGAGAATGGGATCATGTGGCAAGGATATTCCATTGGAGACTCAATTTATGCTTGTTGAGAGTAAAGAGATCAATGAAGGAGAATCTGAAACACAAACTATTTACACTGTTTTTCTGCCACTTCTTGAAGGCCAGTTCCGCGCTGTTCTCCAGGGCAACGATAGAAACGAACTTGAGATTTGCCTCGAAAGTG GAGATGATGCTGTTAAAACCAACCAAGGGAATTTCCTTGTATACGTGCATGCTGGGACAAATCCCTTTGAAGTCATCAACCAGGGTGTAAA AACTGTTGAAAAACACTTGAAAACGTTTTGTCACCGTGAGAAGAAAAAG TTGCCTGCATTCCTAGACTGGTTTGGCTGGTGTACATGGGATGCATTCTACACCAGTGTCACAGCCGAAGGTGTCAAAGATGGGCTTAAAAG TTTCTCTGAAGGAGGAATATCACCTCGTTTCTTAATTATTGATGATGGATGGCAACAGATTGGTACCGATAATAAGGGCAGCGATTGTGTTGTGCAAGAAGGCACGCA GTTTGCAAGCAGGTTGACAGGAATAAGAGAGAATGTAAAATTTCAAAATAAAGAAAAAACTGACAACCAACCCCCAGGCTTGCAGATCCTTGTGAATGATGCGAAGAAACGTCACAATGTGAA GTTTGTTTATATGTGGCATGCTATAACAGGATATTGGGGTGGAGTTAAACCAAATGCTGCTGGCATAGATCAGTATGACAGTGCTATGGCATACCCTGTTCAGTCTCCAGGTGTACTAGAATTCCAACCTGACATTGCCATGGACGGTCTTTTTGTGCAAGGCTTGGGTCTAGTTCATCCGAAGAAAATATATAATTTCTTCAGTGATCTTCATTCTTATCTAGCTTCATGTGGAGTAGATGGAGTGAAAGTGGATGTCCAGACCATTATTGAGACTCTTGGTGCTGGTTTTGGGGGAAGAGTTTCTCTTACGCGCAGCTATATCCAGGCACTTGAAGCCTCTATTGCAGAAAACTTCCCCGATAACGGATGCATTTCTTATATGAGCCACAATACTGACGGACTGTATAGTGCCAGGAAACTTGCTGTTGTCAGAGCTTCTGATGACTTCTGCCCTCGAGATCCTGCTTCTCATGCTATACACATTTCCTCAGTGGCTTACAACTCCCTGTTCCTTGGAGAATTTATGCAACCTGATTGGGATATGTTCCAT AGTCTTCATCCAGCTGCTGATTATCATGCTGCAGCTCGATCAGTTGGAGGTTGTCCAATATATGTGAG TGACAAGCCTGGCAACCACAACTTTGATATTCTTAAAAAATTGGTACTTCCTGATGGATCACTGCTGCGTGCCCAATTGCCTGGCAGACCGACATGTGATTGCCTTTTCACTGATCCAGCTAGAGATGGAAAAAG CTTGCTTAAAATTTGGAATGTAAACAAGTGCAGTGGTGTGGTGGGTGTGTTTAACTGTCAAGGGGCAGGTTGGTGCAAGGTGGTAAAGAAGATCCATATCCATGACGGCTCTCCGGAAACCCTCACTACTACAGTAAAAGTAAATGATATTGACTGCGTAGATCAAGTTGCAGGTCCATACTGGAATGGGAAAGCAGTAATATATGCTCATAGATCAG GGGTGCTAACTCAGTTACCAAAAGGCTCTTCAATTCCAGTTACTCTCAAAGTTCTGGAATATGAATTGTTCCACTTTTGTCCTCTTCAA GTTTGCTTGACATGTTTAACACCAGCGGGGCTGTAG
- the LOC141712532 gene encoding putative galactinol--sucrose galactosyltransferase 2 isoform X1 — MTITHTISINDGNLVIRGKAILKAVPENIVLTPGSGAGLVAAGAFIGATAPTTKSFHIFPLGVFEGHRFICCFRFKLWWMTQRMGSCGKDIPLETQFMLVESKEINEGESETQTIYTVFLPLLEGQFRAVLQGNDRNELEICLESGDDAVKTNQGNFLVYVHAGTNPFEVINQGVKTVEKHLKTFCHREKKKLPAFLDWFGWCTWDAFYTSVTAEGVKDGLKSFSEGGISPRFLIIDDGWQQIGTDNKGSDCVVQEGTQFASRLTGIRENVKFQNKEKTDNQPPGLQILVNDAKKRHNVKFVYMWHAITGYWGGVKPNAAGIDQYDSAMAYPVQSPGVLEFQPDIAMDGLFVQGLGLVHPKKIYNFFSDLHSYLASCGVDGVKVDVQTIIETLGAGFGGRVSLTRSYIQALEASIAENFPDNGCISYMSHNTDGLYSARKLAVVRASDDFCPRDPASHAIHISSVAYNSLFLGEFMQPDWDMFHSLHPAADYHAAARSVGGCPIYVSDKPGNHNFDILKKLVLPDGSLLRAQLPGRPTCDCLFTDPARDGKSLLKIWNVNKCSGVVGVFNCQGAGWCKVVKKIHIHDGSPETLTTTVKVNDIDCVDQVAGPYWNGKAVIYAHRSGVLTQLPKGSSIPVTLKVLEYELFHFCPLQEISSNISFAAIGLLDMFNTSGAVEEFEVNLASEKKSELCDDELSSEEKPAAVIGLRVRGCGRFGAYSSQHPLKCTVGNVDTKFTYESATGLVTLTIPVPKEEMYRWRIEISI, encoded by the exons ATGACAATCACGCATACAATTTCCATCAATGATGGTAACCTAGTTATCCGTGGAAAAGCAATATTAAAGGCAGTGCCTGAGAATATTGTGTTGACTCCAGGATCAGGCGCAGGACTGGTGGCAGCTGGTGCATTCATTGGTGCTACTGCTCCAACTACCAAAAGCTTTCATATCTTTCCACTAGGCGTCTTCGA GGGGCATCGATTCATATGTTGTTTTCGCTTCAAGTTATGGTGGATGACCCAGAGAATGGGATCATGTGGCAAGGATATTCCATTGGAGACTCAATTTATGCTTGTTGAGAGTAAAGAGATCAATGAAGGAGAATCTGAAACACAAACTATTTACACTGTTTTTCTGCCACTTCTTGAAGGCCAGTTCCGCGCTGTTCTCCAGGGCAACGATAGAAACGAACTTGAGATTTGCCTCGAAAGTG GAGATGATGCTGTTAAAACCAACCAAGGGAATTTCCTTGTATACGTGCATGCTGGGACAAATCCCTTTGAAGTCATCAACCAGGGTGTAAA AACTGTTGAAAAACACTTGAAAACGTTTTGTCACCGTGAGAAGAAAAAG TTGCCTGCATTCCTAGACTGGTTTGGCTGGTGTACATGGGATGCATTCTACACCAGTGTCACAGCCGAAGGTGTCAAAGATGGGCTTAAAAG TTTCTCTGAAGGAGGAATATCACCTCGTTTCTTAATTATTGATGATGGATGGCAACAGATTGGTACCGATAATAAGGGCAGCGATTGTGTTGTGCAAGAAGGCACGCA GTTTGCAAGCAGGTTGACAGGAATAAGAGAGAATGTAAAATTTCAAAATAAAGAAAAAACTGACAACCAACCCCCAGGCTTGCAGATCCTTGTGAATGATGCGAAGAAACGTCACAATGTGAA GTTTGTTTATATGTGGCATGCTATAACAGGATATTGGGGTGGAGTTAAACCAAATGCTGCTGGCATAGATCAGTATGACAGTGCTATGGCATACCCTGTTCAGTCTCCAGGTGTACTAGAATTCCAACCTGACATTGCCATGGACGGTCTTTTTGTGCAAGGCTTGGGTCTAGTTCATCCGAAGAAAATATATAATTTCTTCAGTGATCTTCATTCTTATCTAGCTTCATGTGGAGTAGATGGAGTGAAAGTGGATGTCCAGACCATTATTGAGACTCTTGGTGCTGGTTTTGGGGGAAGAGTTTCTCTTACGCGCAGCTATATCCAGGCACTTGAAGCCTCTATTGCAGAAAACTTCCCCGATAACGGATGCATTTCTTATATGAGCCACAATACTGACGGACTGTATAGTGCCAGGAAACTTGCTGTTGTCAGAGCTTCTGATGACTTCTGCCCTCGAGATCCTGCTTCTCATGCTATACACATTTCCTCAGTGGCTTACAACTCCCTGTTCCTTGGAGAATTTATGCAACCTGATTGGGATATGTTCCAT AGTCTTCATCCAGCTGCTGATTATCATGCTGCAGCTCGATCAGTTGGAGGTTGTCCAATATATGTGAG TGACAAGCCTGGCAACCACAACTTTGATATTCTTAAAAAATTGGTACTTCCTGATGGATCACTGCTGCGTGCCCAATTGCCTGGCAGACCGACATGTGATTGCCTTTTCACTGATCCAGCTAGAGATGGAAAAAG CTTGCTTAAAATTTGGAATGTAAACAAGTGCAGTGGTGTGGTGGGTGTGTTTAACTGTCAAGGGGCAGGTTGGTGCAAGGTGGTAAAGAAGATCCATATCCATGACGGCTCTCCGGAAACCCTCACTACTACAGTAAAAGTAAATGATATTGACTGCGTAGATCAAGTTGCAGGTCCATACTGGAATGGGAAAGCAGTAATATATGCTCATAGATCAG GGGTGCTAACTCAGTTACCAAAAGGCTCTTCAATTCCAGTTACTCTCAAAGTTCTGGAATATGAATTGTTCCACTTTTGTCCTCTTCAA GAAATTTCGTCAAACATTTCTTTTGCGGCAATAGGTTTGCTTGACATGTTTAACACCAGCGGGGCTGTAGAGGAGTTCGAAGTCAATCTTGCTTCAGAGAAAAAATCAGAGCTCTGCGATGATGAACTCTCATCAGAGGAAAAACCAGCTGCAGTTATTGGACTCAGGGTTAGAGGATGCGGACGGTTTGGCGCTTATTCATCTCAACACCCTCTGAAATGCACAGTGGGAAATGTGGACACTAAGTTTACCTATGAATCTGCTACTGGACTGGTGACCCTGACTATTCCTGTCCCCAAAGAGGAGATGTATCGATGGCGTATTGAAATTAGTATTTAA